A genomic window from Paraburkholderia phytofirmans OLGA172 includes:
- a CDS encoding TIGR00366 family protein: MNKRDIKSTDTGHSERRRSVVSGLVYVFEQVMPDPFILAIGLTLVVALLALAFAPHASVPVILTSWYGGTFNILGFALQMILILATGYAIADAPLVQRGLRAMAAGVRTPTRAALLVFPIVAVAAWLNWGLGLVVGALLSREIARRVKVDFAWLVAGSYSAWSVCNSGLSSSIALSQASHGNALNLVEKATGQVIPLSETVFAPFVFIPTVLVVVVMTAIFIWMHPKQEDVVAFNETQPEPAVVAEADPHARDAKVSSFAARAERSMLGTLFLLALGGGFLAMTWTSKGFELDINTTILIFLLVGLALQRTPIAYADAIRRAARQTGSMLLQYPMYGGIMGIMTGTGLASAIAKTFVAIATPLTLPVLSYFSSLIITLLIPSAGGHWAVQGPFVLPAALSLHASVPRTAMGVAMAENVSNMLQPFWAVPVVAIAGIRIQRVMGYTAITFAVSLVIYAAALWLIP; encoded by the coding sequence ATGAACAAGAGAGACATCAAGTCAACCGACACAGGTCACAGCGAGCGCCGTAGGAGCGTTGTTTCGGGCCTCGTCTACGTGTTTGAACAGGTCATGCCGGACCCATTTATCCTTGCGATCGGCTTGACCCTGGTGGTGGCCCTGCTGGCGTTGGCCTTCGCGCCCCATGCTTCGGTGCCGGTCATCCTGACCTCCTGGTACGGTGGCACATTCAACATTCTCGGCTTTGCGCTGCAGATGATCCTGATCCTGGCGACTGGCTACGCGATCGCCGACGCACCCCTCGTCCAGCGCGGCCTGCGTGCGATGGCTGCCGGCGTGCGCACGCCGACCCGCGCCGCGCTGCTGGTTTTCCCGATCGTCGCGGTGGCCGCGTGGCTCAACTGGGGACTTGGCCTGGTTGTCGGTGCACTCCTGTCGCGCGAAATCGCGAGGCGCGTGAAGGTCGATTTCGCATGGCTCGTCGCAGGCAGCTACTCGGCGTGGTCTGTCTGCAATAGTGGCCTGTCTAGCTCCATCGCGTTGTCGCAGGCATCGCATGGCAACGCGTTAAATCTCGTTGAGAAAGCCACCGGACAGGTGATTCCGCTCAGTGAGACCGTGTTCGCACCGTTCGTCTTCATCCCGACCGTACTGGTTGTTGTTGTCATGACGGCGATCTTCATCTGGATGCACCCGAAGCAAGAAGATGTTGTCGCTTTCAATGAAACGCAGCCCGAGCCCGCCGTGGTTGCAGAGGCAGATCCGCATGCGCGGGACGCGAAGGTATCGTCCTTCGCTGCCCGTGCAGAACGGTCAATGCTCGGCACCCTGTTCTTGCTGGCGTTGGGCGGCGGCTTTCTTGCGATGACGTGGACCAGCAAGGGCTTCGAGTTGGACATCAACACCACGATCCTGATCTTTCTGCTGGTGGGGCTCGCGCTGCAGCGCACACCGATCGCCTATGCCGATGCGATTCGCCGCGCCGCGCGGCAAACCGGTTCGATGCTGCTTCAGTATCCGATGTACGGCGGCATCATGGGCATCATGACGGGGACCGGGTTGGCGTCGGCGATCGCCAAGACGTTCGTCGCCATTGCGACTCCACTCACGCTTCCTGTCTTGAGTTACTTCAGCTCGCTTATCATCACGCTGCTTATTCCAAGCGCAGGCGGACATTGGGCTGTTCAGGGGCCTTTCGTTCTCCCCGCGGCGCTCAGCCTGCATGCTTCGGTTCCGCGCACCGCCATGGGTGTCGCCATGGCCGAAAACGTCTCGAACATGCTGCAACCTTTCTGGGCCGTGCCCGTCGTTGCTATTGCCGGCATTCGCATTCAGCGTGTCATGGGCTATACGGCGATTACGTTTGCCGTATCCCTCGTCATCTATGCGGCGGCGCTTTGGCTGATTCCATGA
- a CDS encoding aldo/keto reductase encodes MAKITVVGSKCWIVMASCPRGLKAKNVTNGVLHSPGTLRSCPVFHLLHLINEQTCLGPGVAIASPRAGYRHFDCAERYRNEREVGEALRIGLAAGGIAREDIFVTTKLWNSNRRPERVEPAFEAGLERLGLDYPDLYLIHTPFAFRCIPRSTQ; translated from the coding sequence ATGGCGAAAATCACCGTTGTTGGATCGAAGTGCTGGATTGTAATGGCATCTTGCCCGAGGGGTCTGAAAGCGAAGAACGTTACCAACGGCGTGTTGCACTCTCCCGGAACCCTCCGCAGTTGCCCAGTCTTTCATTTGCTACACTTGATCAATGAGCAGACCTGTCTGGGACCTGGCGTGGCGATTGCAAGTCCAAGAGCCGGCTATCGTCACTTCGATTGTGCCGAACGATATCGGAACGAGCGCGAGGTGGGCGAGGCTCTGCGGATAGGGCTTGCTGCCGGAGGGATTGCGCGCGAAGACATCTTCGTGACCACAAAATTGTGGAACTCCAATCGTCGGCCCGAGCGTGTCGAACCGGCGTTCGAGGCAGGTCTTGAGAGGCTCGGGCTCGACTATCCTGATCTCTATCTGATACACACTCCGTTTGCATTTCGATGTATTCCGCGCAGTACGCAATAG
- a CDS encoding protease pro-enzyme activation domain-containing protein codes for MAQTARQLVAQVIDERQTVELAGNTRPEVNAGGDRGRVEDTLVLEHMQLLLKRPAEREAALVRFIDQLHDSKSPYFHQWLTAEQFRANFGPADADVGVVIDRLSRHGLTVNGVQAGAELDAEWASAAAPGAAVVLASCGDIRTTLGDMDVNCSGTNGCYRPSGNYGVLSTSNSSYSKAYGTGAGWNFATGIGTVNVTNLVNAWPR; via the coding sequence ATGGCACAAACCGCCCGGCAACTGGTCGCCCAGGTCATTGACGAGCGCCAAACCGTCGAACTGGCCGGCAATACCCGACCCGAAGTGAACGCAGGGGGTGATCGCGGACGCGTCGAAGACACGCTCGTTCTTGAGCACATGCAGCTCCTCCTGAAGCGTCCAGCCGAGAGGGAAGCCGCACTCGTTCGCTTCATCGACCAGCTCCACGATTCGAAGTCACCCTATTTCCACCAGTGGCTCACGGCTGAGCAGTTCCGTGCGAATTTCGGCCCGGCTGACGCCGATGTGGGCGTGGTCATTGACCGGCTTTCAAGGCATGGTCTAACAGTGAATGGCGTGCAGGCAGGTGCTGAGCTGGACGCGGAATGGGCCAGTGCAGCGGCGCCAGGCGCCGCCGTTGTACTCGCGTCCTGCGGAGACATCAGGACCACGCTCGGCGACATGGACGTAAACTGCTCGGGCACGAATGGTTGCTATCGCCCGAGCGGCAATTACGGTGTCCTCTCAACGAGCAATAGCAGCTATTCGAAAGCGTACGGCACCGGTGCGGGTTGGAACTTTGCCACCGGTATCGGCACGGTCAACGTCACCAATCTGGTGAACGCCTGGCCGCGTTGA
- a CDS encoding glucose 1-dehydrogenase — MAKLQGKVAVITGGSSGIGLAAAKLFVAEGAYVFITGRRQKELDEAVRAIGSNVTGIHGDVANLDDLDRLYENINATGRRIDIVFANAGTAEFAALGDITEAHFDKLFNTNVKGVLFTVQKALPLLNDGGSIILTGSVASAKGTPAFWVYGATKAAIRNFVRGWTVELKDRRIRSNVLSPGPINTPVIGEQPPDAMARILSTIPMGRMGEADEVAKAALFLASDDSSFVTGIELFVDGGRAQI; from the coding sequence ATGGCTAAGTTGCAGGGAAAGGTGGCCGTCATCACCGGCGGCTCGTCGGGGATAGGCCTCGCCGCCGCGAAGCTCTTCGTCGCGGAAGGCGCTTACGTCTTCATCACCGGTCGTCGCCAGAAGGAACTCGACGAAGCCGTGCGGGCCATCGGGAGCAATGTGACCGGCATCCATGGAGACGTCGCCAATCTGGATGACCTTGATCGTCTCTATGAGAACATCAACGCGACAGGGCGAAGAATCGACATCGTCTTCGCCAACGCTGGCACGGCTGAGTTCGCCGCCTTGGGCGATATTACTGAAGCGCATTTCGACAAACTGTTCAATACCAACGTGAAGGGAGTGCTCTTCACCGTCCAAAAGGCTCTGCCGCTCTTGAATGACGGCGGATCGATCATTCTCACGGGCTCCGTCGCGAGCGCCAAAGGGACGCCTGCCTTCTGGGTATACGGCGCGACCAAGGCCGCCATCCGCAATTTCGTACGAGGATGGACTGTGGAACTGAAGGACCGTCGCATCCGTTCAAACGTCTTGAGCCCGGGCCCAATTAATACCCCGGTCATTGGCGAGCAGCCTCCGGACGCCATGGCGAGAATTTTATCTACCATCCCGATGGGACGCATGGGGGAAGCCGACGAAGTTGCCAAGGCTGCCCTGTTTCTCGCTTCGGATGACTCGAGTTTCGTCACGGGCATCGAACTATTCGTGGACGGGGGCAGAGCGCAGATCTGA
- a CDS encoding quinone oxidoreductase family protein, whose product MRVIEAETFSGYDRLRQIELPKPQPAKDRVLVRVTAAGVTPLEYTVLSGGHPRAKAPLVLGNEGVGVIEDAGDSGLEVGSRVMFTGPYGVGENGTWQEWLLVRPEHLASPDAIGDVVAASLPVAYLTAQITLTQAGFKPGMTVLAPGIGGSVGNATYQLARAQGAGKVISTAGSAAKAARARELGFEDVIDLTAEGLADGVRRITAGKGVDIVIESIGGTVTSEALSSLGLGGVLITLGYSAGRKTTIDVTDLIWKRARMAGFSLFAQSPATIANAWQDIVPLVLSGKVKPIVERIYPLAEAGEALRHLIEDRPFGKVILTM is encoded by the coding sequence ATGCGCGTGATCGAAGCGGAAACCTTTTCGGGCTATGACAGGTTACGGCAGATTGAATTACCAAAGCCGCAACCGGCGAAGGACCGGGTGCTGGTTCGCGTGACAGCCGCCGGCGTCACGCCGCTCGAATACACGGTCCTGTCGGGTGGACATCCTCGAGCCAAGGCGCCGCTGGTGCTTGGCAATGAGGGTGTCGGTGTTATCGAGGACGCAGGCGACTCAGGGCTAGAGGTGGGAAGCCGCGTGATGTTTACCGGGCCCTACGGCGTTGGTGAGAATGGCACATGGCAGGAATGGCTGCTGGTGAGGCCGGAACATCTGGCGTCGCCTGACGCGATCGGGGACGTCGTCGCGGCCAGCCTTCCGGTGGCCTATCTGACGGCACAGATCACGCTGACGCAGGCCGGGTTCAAGCCGGGCATGACGGTGCTGGCTCCGGGAATCGGCGGGTCGGTCGGCAACGCGACCTATCAGCTTGCGCGGGCGCAGGGCGCCGGCAAGGTGATCTCCACGGCCGGCAGCGCGGCGAAGGCCGCTAGAGCGCGCGAACTTGGCTTCGAGGACGTGATCGACCTCACCGCGGAAGGTCTCGCCGACGGCGTTCGTCGGATAACGGCCGGCAAGGGCGTCGATATCGTCATCGAGAGCATCGGCGGCACGGTGACGAGTGAGGCATTGAGCAGCCTGGGTCTCGGCGGTGTCCTGATCACGCTGGGCTATTCCGCAGGACGCAAAACCACGATCGATGTCACTGACCTGATCTGGAAGCGTGCGCGGATGGCTGGCTTCTCTTTGTTTGCCCAGTCACCGGCCACAATCGCCAATGCGTGGCAGGACATCGTCCCGTTAGTGCTAAGCGGAAAGGTCAAGCCGATCGTCGAGCGGATCTACCCCCTCGCCGAAGCGGGCGAAGCCTTGCGCCACCTGATAGAGGATCGGCCGTTTGGCAAAGTCATTTTGACGATGTGA
- a CDS encoding TetR/AcrR family transcriptional regulator: MKAGARPRRGAPPKGEVSARERILATASELFYREGIRAIGVDTVVERSGVSKTSLYRVFDSKDALIAAFAAEKDRLFWAWWDNVEEKHAEDPRALLDALLSGIAKRIAHPAFRGCPFLNLVAEFPDGNYPGRLIARNNKEEMRARLATIVARLGVSDPNRTASQLALLINGAYVTGLIAESDDLRGDLIDAAMKLLA, translated from the coding sequence ATGAAGGCAGGAGCCCGGCCCCGGCGGGGAGCCCCGCCAAAGGGCGAAGTGAGCGCACGCGAGCGTATCCTCGCGACGGCAAGCGAGTTGTTCTACCGCGAGGGCATACGTGCCATCGGTGTGGACACGGTCGTCGAACGATCCGGGGTATCGAAGACGAGCCTCTATCGCGTATTCGACTCCAAGGACGCTTTGATCGCCGCTTTCGCCGCCGAGAAAGATCGGTTGTTCTGGGCGTGGTGGGATAACGTTGAAGAGAAGCACGCTGAGGACCCGCGCGCTTTGCTGGACGCGCTGCTATCCGGAATCGCGAAGCGGATTGCTCACCCCGCCTTTCGTGGCTGCCCGTTTCTTAACCTGGTGGCGGAGTTTCCCGACGGCAACTATCCAGGCAGGCTTATCGCCCGAAACAACAAGGAGGAAATGCGGGCAAGGCTTGCAACCATTGTTGCCAGGCTGGGCGTCAGTGATCCCAACCGTACCGCGTCTCAGCTAGCACTGCTCATCAACGGTGCGTACGTCACCGGTTTGATAGCGGAGTCGGATGATCTGAGGGGCGACCTCATCGACGCTGCCATGAAATTGTTGGCCTAG
- the ycaO gene encoding 30S ribosomal protein S12 methylthiotransferase accessory factor YcaO, with product MQTESFIPGKDASLEFSIATMQQKLAARGFFLEESSWLNPAENIWSCHMRDKACPMLFTNGKGASELAARASAIGEFIERLGCHYFWTHFYLGETRANRPFVHYPQERWFAPTEDGAWPAELLNPELHAFYNPDSDIDGSVIVDLNSGNVDRGICALPYTRLRDGTTTWIPVNIIGNLYVSNGMSAGNTKLEARTQALSEIFERQVKYRIISEGLCLPDVPEEVIARYPGIAAGVKSLRDAGFGILVKDASLGGRYPVMNVTLLHPKDQGVFPSFGAHPRFEIALERALTELLQGRSLESLEDFPEPGFDMDEISAVANLEIHFVDSSGVVSWNFLSDKPDYDFADWNFSSTTQEDYDWLCACIAEEGKDVYVADFEELDAYACRILVPGMSEIYPVEDLQWENNSVGNDIRPALVRLNDLSDEECRTLLDDLQTMNLGDERPLWEILGLAVPLGTAWKELRIGELKTLLALAIGDVEVAREGCDWIHHYRQMNQGRWLVYRCVEALLNLDEPANFTHSLTLLYGAETLRQARALVDRKERFFGLATLGVDFEGSAMHSNLLAAYDKLFASTAGA from the coding sequence ATGCAAACCGAAAGCTTCATTCCTGGCAAGGATGCATCGCTGGAATTTTCCATTGCCACCATGCAGCAGAAGCTGGCGGCGCGCGGCTTTTTCCTCGAAGAAAGCTCGTGGCTCAATCCGGCCGAGAACATCTGGTCATGCCACATGCGCGACAAGGCATGTCCGATGCTGTTCACCAACGGCAAGGGCGCCTCGGAACTGGCTGCCCGTGCCAGCGCGATCGGCGAATTCATCGAGCGTTTGGGTTGCCACTATTTCTGGACGCACTTTTATCTTGGCGAGACCCGGGCCAACCGTCCCTTTGTTCACTATCCGCAGGAACGCTGGTTCGCTCCCACCGAAGATGGTGCTTGGCCGGCGGAATTGCTGAACCCCGAGTTGCACGCGTTCTACAACCCGGACAGCGATATCGACGGATCGGTGATTGTCGATTTGAACTCCGGCAACGTGGATCGTGGCATTTGCGCTTTGCCCTACACCCGTCTGCGAGACGGTACGACGACATGGATCCCGGTGAATATCATCGGCAACCTGTATGTCAGCAACGGCATGTCGGCGGGCAATACTAAACTCGAAGCGCGGACCCAGGCGTTGTCCGAGATTTTCGAGCGCCAGGTCAAGTACCGCATCATCAGCGAAGGCCTGTGCCTTCCCGACGTGCCGGAAGAAGTGATTGCGCGTTACCCGGGGATTGCCGCTGGTGTGAAATCGCTGCGTGACGCGGGCTTCGGCATCCTCGTGAAGGACGCGTCGCTGGGCGGCCGCTATCCGGTGATGAACGTGACCTTGCTGCATCCGAAGGATCAAGGCGTGTTTCCGAGCTTCGGCGCGCATCCGCGTTTCGAAATCGCACTGGAACGCGCGTTGACTGAGTTGCTGCAAGGCCGCTCGCTCGAATCGCTGGAAGATTTTCCGGAGCCCGGCTTCGACATGGACGAGATTTCGGCTGTGGCGAATCTGGAGATTCACTTCGTCGATTCGAGCGGTGTGGTGAGCTGGAATTTCCTGAGCGACAAACCCGACTATGACTTCGCGGACTGGAATTTCAGCTCGACGACGCAGGAAGATTATGACTGGCTGTGTGCGTGCATCGCCGAGGAAGGCAAAGATGTCTACGTCGCCGACTTCGAAGAACTCGACGCCTACGCCTGCCGGATTCTCGTACCGGGTATGTCGGAGATCTACCCGGTCGAAGATCTGCAATGGGAAAACAACAGCGTGGGCAACGACATCCGCCCGGCGTTGGTCCGCCTGAACGATCTTAGCGACGAGGAGTGCCGCACGCTGCTTGACGATCTGCAGACCATGAATCTCGGCGATGAACGCCCTCTCTGGGAAATTCTCGGTCTCGCCGTACCGCTCGGAACAGCGTGGAAAGAACTGCGCATCGGCGAACTCAAGACCTTGTTGGCGCTCGCGATCGGCGACGTGGAGGTGGCGCGCGAAGGCTGCGACTGGATTCACCATTACCGCCAGATGAATCAGGGGCGCTGGCTGGTTTACCGTTGCGTCGAGGCGCTGCTTAATCTCGACGAGCCGGCTAATTTCACCCATTCGCTGACCTTGCTTTATGGCGCGGAAACGCTAAGGCAAGCGCGAGCGCTGGTGGATCGCAAGGAGCGTTTCTTTGGTCTCGCTACGCTCGGCGTGGATTTTGAGGGAAGCGCCATGCACAGCAACCTGCTCGCGGCTTACGACAAGCTTTTTGCTTCGACAGCCGGGGCTTGA
- a CDS encoding ParA family protein codes for MRRVVFNQKGGVGKSTIVCNLAAISASEGIRTLVIDLDAQANSSQYLLGSQAGEASPTVAGFFETALTFSFRPVEVTSFIHPTPFENLDVMPAHPDLDTLHGKLESRYKIYKLRDALNELDMYDAIYIDTPPALNFYTRSALIAAERCLIPFDCDDFSRRALYTLMENVKEIQQDHNVALEVEGIVINQFQPRASLPQKLVDELVSEGLPVLASKLSSSVRIRESHQQATPLIHLDPGHKLSQEYRALHRELAE; via the coding sequence ATGCGGCGCGTCGTATTCAATCAGAAAGGTGGTGTAGGCAAATCGACCATTGTTTGTAACCTGGCGGCAATCAGCGCCAGCGAAGGCATCCGCACACTGGTCATCGACCTGGATGCTCAGGCGAATTCAAGTCAGTACCTGCTCGGCTCGCAGGCCGGCGAGGCCAGCCCCACCGTCGCCGGCTTCTTTGAAACCGCGCTAACGTTCAGCTTCAGGCCTGTAGAAGTCACGTCGTTCATTCATCCGACGCCATTTGAGAACCTCGACGTCATGCCCGCTCATCCTGATCTGGACACGTTGCATGGCAAGCTGGAATCCCGTTACAAGATCTACAAGTTGCGTGACGCGCTGAACGAACTCGACATGTATGACGCGATTTATATCGACACGCCGCCTGCGTTGAACTTCTACACACGCTCCGCGCTGATCGCGGCCGAGCGTTGCCTGATTCCGTTCGACTGCGATGACTTTTCCCGTCGCGCGCTTTACACGTTGATGGAGAACGTGAAGGAGATCCAGCAGGATCATAACGTCGCGCTTGAAGTGGAAGGCATTGTCATCAACCAGTTTCAGCCTCGCGCGAGCCTGCCCCAAAAGCTGGTCGATGAACTTGTCAGTGAGGGCTTGCCGGTGCTGGCTTCAAAGCTGTCTTCGTCCGTGAGGATCCGCGAATCGCATCAGCAGGCAACCCCCCTCATTCATCTCGATCCGGGGCACAAACTTTCGCAAGAATATCGAGCCTTGCATCGTGAATTGGCTGAATAA
- a CDS encoding NmrA family NAD(P)-binding protein: MYAITGITGKVGGAVARTLLAAGQSVRAVVRDAARARSWAERGCEVVTADMDDATSLTAAFEGAHGVFILPPSEFDPSPGFPEARAVIDAVRGALQSAASGKVVCLSTIGAQATETNLLTQRTLMEQALRDLPMPVTFLRPGWFMENAAWDVAPARDMGVIPSFLQPLDKAVPMVATADVGRIAAQLLRQTWRGVRVVELEGPQRVSPNDLAEAFAQVLGRPVRAEVVPRETWDALFRSQGMKEPLPRIRMLDGFNEGWIAFEGDPADVVKGEVDLEAVLRGLVSQAA, from the coding sequence ATGTACGCGATAACAGGAATAACAGGGAAGGTCGGTGGCGCTGTGGCGCGCACGCTGCTCGCGGCAGGTCAGTCAGTACGCGCGGTGGTGCGCGATGCCGCTCGGGCACGTTCATGGGCTGAGCGCGGGTGTGAAGTCGTGACAGCCGACATGGACGATGCGACGTCCCTGACCGCCGCTTTCGAGGGCGCGCACGGCGTCTTCATTCTGCCGCCGTCCGAGTTCGATCCGTCGCCGGGTTTTCCCGAGGCAAGGGCTGTCATTGACGCCGTGCGCGGGGCGCTTCAGTCGGCAGCATCTGGCAAGGTTGTCTGCCTGTCGACGATCGGCGCGCAGGCCACCGAGACCAATCTGCTCACGCAACGTACGCTGATGGAGCAGGCGCTTCGCGATTTACCGATGCCCGTGACATTCCTGCGTCCCGGCTGGTTCATGGAAAACGCCGCATGGGACGTTGCGCCGGCCCGGGACATGGGAGTGATCCCCAGCTTTCTGCAACCACTCGACAAGGCTGTGCCGATGGTCGCGACCGCGGACGTTGGTCGCATTGCCGCACAACTGCTTCGACAAACCTGGCGCGGCGTGCGTGTCGTCGAACTCGAGGGGCCGCAACGTGTGAGCCCGAACGATCTGGCCGAGGCATTTGCCCAGGTGCTCGGTCGTCCGGTTCGTGCGGAGGTGGTGCCGCGCGAAACATGGGACGCGCTGTTCCGGTCACAAGGTATGAAGGAACCATTGCCGCGCATACGCATGCTCGACGGGTTCAATGAAGGCTGGATCGCCTTCGAAGGCGATCCAGCCGACGTCGTCAAGGGCGAAGTGGACCTGGAAGCCGTTCTGCGAGGCCTCGTCTCGCAGGCGGCCTAA
- a CDS encoding LysR family transcriptional regulator, giving the protein MRSPSENLSSGIGVFAAVVDAGTFAAASELMGMSPPGVSRAIARLEKRLKIRLFNRTTRAVSLTEEGRRFYEQVMPHLRGMEEAAVAAAGGVATVRGKLRINLDPVVSRIILGPKLDEFMDVHPELELEFIARDQLGDLIMDGFDLALRFGEPRSSSLVARKLLDTTVVTVASPSYLARRGRPAEPQELGCGAHRCLEFRNPETGKPYPWAFHRKRKKLVVETNGRLTVNDPSALLNACLAGSGVAQMLLLGAEHLIREGQLVNLFPDWPDERFPLYAYHPSRHHVPARTRVFLDFIVSLTSTS; this is encoded by the coding sequence ATGAGATCGCCCAGCGAGAATCTCTCCAGCGGTATCGGCGTATTTGCTGCCGTCGTCGATGCGGGGACGTTCGCAGCCGCCTCCGAATTGATGGGTATGTCGCCACCGGGGGTTAGCCGGGCAATCGCTCGACTCGAAAAGCGGCTGAAAATACGGCTCTTCAATCGGACGACCCGCGCCGTTTCCCTCACTGAAGAGGGCCGACGGTTCTACGAGCAGGTCATGCCGCACTTAAGGGGAATGGAGGAAGCGGCCGTCGCCGCGGCAGGAGGCGTCGCGACGGTGCGCGGGAAGCTGCGAATCAATCTTGATCCGGTTGTTTCGCGAATTATTCTGGGCCCGAAGCTCGACGAATTCATGGATGTGCATCCTGAACTTGAACTCGAGTTCATTGCGAGAGATCAGCTCGGCGACCTCATCATGGACGGCTTCGATCTGGCCCTGCGATTTGGCGAACCTCGCTCATCCAGTCTGGTTGCGCGAAAGCTCCTTGACACCACGGTTGTCACCGTCGCATCGCCCTCGTACCTCGCTCGCCGGGGGCGGCCAGCGGAGCCTCAAGAGCTGGGGTGCGGTGCGCATAGGTGTCTCGAGTTCCGGAACCCGGAAACCGGAAAGCCGTATCCGTGGGCGTTTCATCGCAAGCGCAAAAAGCTTGTTGTCGAAACGAATGGACGGCTTACGGTGAATGATCCGAGCGCACTCCTCAACGCGTGCCTGGCCGGGTCCGGCGTCGCGCAGATGCTTCTGCTCGGCGCCGAGCACCTGATCCGGGAAGGACAGCTCGTCAACCTGTTCCCAGACTGGCCGGATGAGCGCTTCCCGCTCTATGCGTACCATCCATCGCGGCATCACGTGCCGGCCAGGACAAGGGTATTTCTTGACTTTATCGTCTCTTTGACGAGTACGAGTTAG
- a CDS encoding threonine aldolase family protein, with the protein MDSSNRSHGARAPALGFTSDNIAGASPEVIEAIAASSAGQASPYGGDDLTARVERKLSEIFEREVDVFLVPTGTAANSLCLSAMTPPWGNIYCHPASHINNDECGAPVWYTNGAKLVGVEGQSAKIDPASLHSAARVKVGDVHSTQPSCASITQATEEGGVYTLAEIEALGEVCKASSIKLHMDGSRFANALVSLGCSPAEMTWKAGVDALSFGATKNGVFAAEAIVLFDASLAPEMGYRRKRAGHLFSKMRFLSAQIDAYLTDDLWLRNARQANDAARRLTRGLAGLSGVEVLGATEANIVFCRLPSAMIESLHQAGFEFYHDRWGPNVVRFVTSFSTTVEDVDNLLAHVTRAAVAHQSGN; encoded by the coding sequence ATGGACAGCAGTAATCGATCACACGGTGCTAGGGCGCCGGCTTTGGGTTTCACGAGCGATAACATCGCAGGCGCGTCGCCAGAGGTAATTGAAGCCATCGCGGCGAGCAGCGCCGGGCAAGCGAGCCCATACGGAGGAGATGATCTTACTGCCCGCGTCGAACGCAAACTGAGCGAAATCTTCGAGCGCGAAGTCGACGTGTTTCTCGTGCCGACCGGCACCGCCGCCAACTCCTTGTGCCTGAGCGCGATGACGCCGCCCTGGGGCAACATCTATTGCCATCCGGCGAGCCATATCAACAACGACGAATGCGGCGCGCCCGTGTGGTACACGAATGGCGCGAAGCTGGTCGGCGTAGAAGGGCAATCGGCGAAGATAGACCCCGCAAGTCTTCATAGCGCGGCTCGCGTGAAGGTGGGCGACGTACATTCGACGCAACCGTCGTGCGCGAGCATCACGCAGGCGACGGAAGAGGGCGGCGTGTACACACTGGCCGAGATCGAAGCGCTGGGGGAGGTCTGCAAGGCATCCTCCATCAAGCTTCATATGGATGGCTCACGATTCGCCAATGCGCTGGTGTCGCTGGGCTGTTCGCCCGCAGAGATGACATGGAAGGCCGGGGTCGATGCACTGTCGTTCGGCGCGACCAAGAACGGTGTGTTCGCAGCGGAAGCGATCGTGCTGTTCGATGCATCCCTTGCGCCCGAAATGGGCTACCGTCGCAAGCGCGCGGGCCATCTGTTCTCGAAGATGCGCTTTCTTTCGGCGCAGATCGACGCGTACTTGACCGACGATCTGTGGTTGCGCAACGCACGCCAGGCCAACGACGCTGCGCGGCGCCTGACCCGAGGACTTGCGGGGTTGAGCGGCGTCGAAGTGCTCGGCGCGACTGAGGCCAACATCGTCTTTTGTCGATTGCCTTCCGCGATGATCGAATCACTACATCAGGCGGGATTCGAGTTTTATCACGATCGTTGGGGACCAAACGTTGTCCGGTTCGTGACTTCCTTCTCTACCACGGTTGAGGATGTCGACAACCTGCTGGCACATGTGACGCGCGCCGCCGTCGCTCATCAATCCGGCAATTGA